Proteins co-encoded in one Bacillus paramycoides genomic window:
- a CDS encoding DoxX-like family protein produces MKGKKPIYVSAEMNTTMEKLWEYTQEPHIHTEWDARFTEISYLEKKEGEPQKFLYKTKIGFGLEIAGEGESIGEIRKETGERISSLKFWTDNQLSLIQTGRGYWKYTPRKEHIHFETQYDYDTRFGRIGKVIDFYMFRPLLGWATAWSFDALKLWLEKGLHPRLLIRRTMTYWLVCFLFAFVWMYQGVVPKLVFIHSEEVKMLSVMIGSTEHSIFVLKIIGLLEIFFGVLWLLPFPKRKVFIVHIFMLIALTIAAGLTNIASFTEPFNPITLNVLLMGLSIVGYINGTNLPSSKNCKRKRKG; encoded by the coding sequence ATGAAGGGGAAAAAGCCTATTTATGTTTCGGCAGAAATGAACACAACAATGGAGAAATTATGGGAATACACGCAAGAACCACATATACATACAGAATGGGATGCTCGCTTTACTGAAATTTCATATTTAGAGAAAAAAGAAGGAGAACCACAGAAGTTTTTATATAAAACAAAAATCGGATTTGGACTTGAAATAGCTGGAGAAGGTGAATCGATAGGTGAGATAAGAAAAGAAACAGGAGAACGTATTTCTTCTTTAAAATTTTGGACGGATAATCAATTATCTCTTATTCAAACAGGTCGTGGTTATTGGAAGTATACCCCTCGTAAAGAACACATTCATTTTGAGACGCAATATGATTATGATACGAGGTTTGGTCGTATAGGGAAAGTAATAGATTTCTATATGTTTCGGCCGTTATTAGGATGGGCAACTGCTTGGAGCTTTGATGCATTAAAATTATGGTTAGAGAAGGGACTTCACCCTAGGTTACTAATTAGAAGAACAATGACATATTGGCTCGTATGTTTTTTATTTGCCTTTGTATGGATGTATCAAGGGGTAGTGCCAAAATTAGTGTTTATTCATTCAGAAGAAGTAAAAATGCTATCGGTGATGATTGGTTCAACGGAACATAGTATTTTTGTACTTAAAATAATTGGATTACTAGAAATTTTTTTTGGTGTCCTATGGCTGTTGCCATTTCCAAAACGAAAAGTATTTATCGTACATATTTTTATGTTAATAGCCTTAACGATAGCGGCAGGGCTTACGAATATTGCAAGTTTTACAGAGCCGTTTAATCCAATTACATTAAACGTTCTACTAATGGGGTTATCAATTGTCGGTTATATAAATGGCACGAACTTGCCAAGCTCAAAAAATTGTAAGAGGAAGAGAAAGGGATAA
- a CDS encoding YndJ family protein yields MKNIIVGLACYIVFLICEWTNVNPVEAIILLSILLFIPMSFCILDKKTRNGSYVSFYKLVSLLYPIAAIGAMLAFVTNHYFFALLWFVYTGIVALFGVSRVLERGWKPLEETAIDSAFMYLFLGGFWFFASVVKISIMQFTADIVLLTAAHFHYSAFLLPLSAGLIGRKREKSSKVYDAIMFIIVISPMTVAIGITYSRVFEFFAVCLYLGAIYGYSIYVWKAKFNAISTKILLVISSSTLMVTIMFSLIYSYGNLKHVMTITIAQMVWIHGVVNGIGVALPAFVGWMIEKSVPNYKYYGKPMSRLRGKATVGEAFLHNRNVIDSKAYNGLVDKMNDFHSETFDRAKIPVSIIRFYENTTEYELQSHIKWTRWFRPFAFCYEKMSKRVGQIHLGMGGKWETMHGSIIGIIDEKDGRENVRAWLRKNEAGKSIFSALYSMHTYKNDTYMNIALPLPYSNMTGILKLRNDNNNLIITSKLRGNGKGDEGIYLHTRFFTIRLPLAETFIIKEGTNQMLEANHKMWIFGVKFLEIDYEIKKIGEK; encoded by the coding sequence ATGAAAAATATAATAGTTGGGCTTGCTTGTTATATTGTTTTTCTAATATGTGAGTGGACAAATGTAAACCCAGTTGAAGCAATTATTTTATTGTCTATTTTGTTATTTATACCGATGTCATTTTGTATTCTTGATAAGAAGACAAGAAATGGATCATATGTATCCTTTTATAAACTAGTATCGCTTTTATATCCAATCGCAGCAATTGGTGCAATGTTAGCTTTCGTAACAAATCACTATTTCTTTGCATTACTTTGGTTTGTATATACAGGAATCGTTGCGTTATTCGGTGTAAGTAGAGTGCTAGAAAGAGGATGGAAACCGTTAGAAGAAACGGCTATCGATAGTGCGTTTATGTATTTGTTTTTAGGTGGATTCTGGTTTTTTGCTTCTGTAGTAAAGATTTCGATAATGCAGTTTACTGCTGACATTGTTTTACTTACAGCTGCACACTTTCATTATTCGGCATTTCTATTGCCATTATCAGCTGGTTTAATAGGGCGTAAGAGAGAAAAGAGCAGTAAAGTATATGATGCGATTATGTTTATCATCGTTATTTCACCTATGACAGTTGCGATAGGGATTACATACTCAAGGGTATTTGAATTTTTTGCAGTGTGCCTATATTTAGGTGCGATTTATGGTTATAGCATTTACGTTTGGAAAGCGAAATTTAATGCTATCAGCACAAAAATCCTCCTAGTCATATCGTCTAGTACACTCATGGTAACAATTATGTTCTCACTCATATATTCGTATGGGAATTTGAAACATGTAATGACGATTACAATTGCTCAAATGGTTTGGATTCACGGTGTTGTTAATGGAATTGGAGTAGCGTTGCCGGCATTTGTCGGCTGGATGATTGAAAAGAGTGTTCCGAACTATAAATATTACGGGAAACCAATGAGCAGATTAAGAGGAAAGGCGACAGTTGGTGAAGCATTTTTACATAACAGAAATGTAATAGATAGTAAGGCATACAACGGTTTAGTTGATAAAATGAATGATTTTCATAGTGAGACATTTGACAGGGCCAAGATTCCTGTAAGTATTATTCGTTTTTATGAAAATACAACAGAGTATGAATTACAATCGCATATTAAATGGACTCGCTGGTTCCGCCCATTTGCATTTTGTTATGAGAAAATGAGTAAGCGTGTAGGACAAATACATTTAGGAATGGGCGGCAAGTGGGAAACGATGCATGGCTCTATTATTGGGATAATAGATGAGAAGGATGGAAGAGAGAATGTAAGGGCTTGGCTAAGAAAAAATGAAGCAGGGAAGTCTATTTTTTCAGCCTTGTATTCAATGCATACATATAAGAACGATACATATATGAATATCGCATTGCCTTTACCATATTCGAATATGACGGGAATTTTGAAATTACGCAATGATAATAATAATTTAATTATTACTAGTAAGCTGAGAGGAAATGGTAAGGGAGATGAGGGGATCTATTTACATACTCGTTTCTTTACAATCCGTTTACCGTTAGCAGAGACGTTTATTATTAAAGAGGGCACAAATCAAATGTTAGAAGCTAACCATAAAATGTGGATATTTGGAGTTAAGTTTTTAGAAATTGATTATGAGATTAAGAAAATAGGGGAGAAGTAA
- a CDS encoding DUF4166 domain-containing protein, with amino-acid sequence MANMYERLLGDSYKKLHPKLQKRYEITEENSFTGEGKMDEIYGGSFFVKFILKIASKFRMFFSERGKEVPFTIHNTAERDEHGNELVRWNRTFYFHNKKRYFNAVMQLDEEHNEIVDCFGEPHILVSTLNFHIDEVGAMHISSKKQWFYMFGRKVPLPRFLYGEANIVESYDETRQCFRIHVQVRNPLIGSLFSYKGTFVERK; translated from the coding sequence ATGGCTAATATGTATGAAAGACTATTAGGGGATTCTTATAAAAAGCTTCATCCAAAATTACAGAAACGCTATGAGATTACGGAAGAAAATAGTTTTACTGGAGAAGGAAAGATGGATGAAATTTACGGAGGTTCTTTTTTCGTAAAATTCATATTAAAAATTGCATCAAAGTTCCGTATGTTTTTCTCTGAGCGGGGGAAGGAAGTGCCATTTACAATACATAATACCGCTGAGCGAGATGAACATGGAAATGAACTAGTACGGTGGAATCGTACTTTTTATTTTCATAATAAGAAAAGATATTTTAACGCCGTTATGCAGTTGGATGAAGAGCATAATGAAATTGTAGATTGTTTTGGTGAACCACACATACTTGTTTCTACATTGAATTTTCATATTGATGAGGTGGGGGCAATGCATATTTCTTCAAAGAAACAATGGTTTTACATGTTTGGAAGAAAAGTTCCATTACCTAGATTCTTATACGGGGAGGCCAACATTGTAGAAAGTTATGATGAAACACGACAATGCTTTCGAATTCATGTACAAGTACGCAATCCGTTAATCGGTTCATTATTTTCATATAAGGGAACATTTGTGGAGAGGAAATAA